A part of Penaeus chinensis breed Huanghai No. 1 chromosome 6, ASM1920278v2, whole genome shotgun sequence genomic DNA contains:
- the LOC125026440 gene encoding protein C10-like yields MSTVALREILAALTGGEVLEALEAAREAAGNDMVALMTRVFPLVTQVTAQVIGKYGFTQDGVGAIQFEHVMKSLGQDDPEIARLHTQVRSYFLPAVVIPPSGHP; encoded by the exons ATGTCAACAGTCGCGTTGCGTGAGATCTTGGCAGCGCTGACGGGCGGGGAGGTGCTGGAGGCCTTGGAGGCAGCCCGCGAAGCCGCCGGCAATGACATGGTCGCGCTCATGACGAGGGTGTTTCCCCTGGTCACCCAAGTCACGGCGCAAGTGATCGGGAAGTATGGATTCACACAGGATGGTGTAG GAGCCATTCAGTTCGAGCACGTCATGAAGAGCCTGGGGCAGGACGACCCCGAGATAGCGAGACTCCACACGCAAGTCCGGTCGTATTTCCTGCCGGCGGTCGTCATTCCTCCCTCAGGGCACCCATGA